In Populus alba chromosome 1, ASM523922v2, whole genome shotgun sequence, a single window of DNA contains:
- the LOC118055463 gene encoding thioredoxin domain-containing protein 9 homolog, with product MANPNLQDIIEKQVLTVAKAVEDKIDEEISALDRLDLDDIEVLRERRLQQMKKMAEKRSRWISLGHGEYTEIPSEKDFFSVVKASDRVVCHFYRDNWPCKVMDKHMSILAKQHVETRFVKIHAEKSPFLAEKLKIVVLPTLALIKNTKVDDYVVGFDELGGTDEFNTQDLEERLAKAQVIFFEGESSLNSSKSSAQTRSVRQSESHDSSDSD from the exons ATGGCAAACCCTAACCTCCAAGATATTATAGAGAAGCAAGTGCTTACTGTAGCCAAGGCAGTGGAAGACAAGATCGATGAAGAGATCTCAGCCTTAGACCGTCTCGATCTCGACGATATAGAAGTATTGAGAGAGAGACGGTTAcaacaaatgaagaaaatggcGGAGAAGCGTAGTCGTTGGATCTCTTTAGGTCATGGTGAGTACACGGAGATTCCATCAGAGAAGGATTTCTTCTCTGTTGTTAAAGCTAGTGATCGTGTCGTTTGCCATTTCTATCGCGATAATTGGCCTTGCAAG GTGATGGACAAGCACATGAGCATACTGGCGAAGCAACATGTAGAGACACGTTTTGTGAAGATCCATGCTGAAAAAAGTCCATTTTTGGCTGAAAAGCTCAAGATTGTTGTTCTTCCAACTCTTGCACTTATAAAGAATACCAAAGTGGATGATTATGTG gTGGGATTTGATGAGCTGGGAGGGACAGATGAGTTTAACACACAGGATTTGGAGGAGAGATTGGCTAAGGCTCAAGTGATATTTTTTGAGGGTGAATCGTCTCTAAATTCATCGAAATCCAGTGCACAAACCAGGAGTGTGCGACAAAGTGAGAGCCATGACTCTTCAGATTCAGATTAA
- the LOC118055464 gene encoding protein DWD HYPERSENSITIVE TO UV-B 1, which yields MAIDIPSFNISTLEQMYIDSCKRHGVLPNTEILSGFLKAEVKKSCNEICSLEIILDHLEDIDVPPLLDVCANIETSEIEVVDIRNGPNCALHGEYALSLMRAFIQKLQVVDLQDLPFGKDFLRELSQKGLACQILNLRSSHFRNLNMAGKFMQIHTLNLDFSTSLTSFQEDCFTCMPILTCLSMCETRVANLWTTIAALSKLSSLVELRFQKWICCNDSAFPSASSGGNLEDQPDVRELLTDIDEESYLNQGTDEATGNVFSFDNIATGQQVQSMMEDSSDDNEVDFSSYWQEFDYMDMLANFSSGWNRQVNLQSELSSGTSGNKKEESLHGYFGRHIADVPSKYISHHASPICFEKHYREYMIASLPNLKVLDNLPVRKIDSERAAVTFSQYFEYLPYNRKHKESAVSILHKREIKDTRSHMLSKNQKPSYSHGNSQYSYTRSLCAAKLGSSAWPLLHSLSVSGCDLSDGSRSFRPRQFEYHPSLSSIMVFGTLDGEVVVVNHENEKVVRYVSSLGAMNSVLGLCWLKKYPSKFIAGSDSGLLKLYDIEHMPPTITGMYSAAGSITFDDFDQLTSVHVNSTDELFLASGYSKNVALYDINSGRRIQVFTDVHREHINVVKFSNHSPSVFATSSFDQDVKLWDLRQKPIQPCYTTTSVSRGNVMVCFSPDDHYLLASAVDNEVRQLLAVDGRLHLSFDIAPTGSSQNYTRSYYMNGRDYIISGSCDEHVVRVCCAQTGRRLRDISLEGKGLGNSMYVQSLRGDPFRDFNMSILAAYMRPNSRYEIVKVNLLASCGDAMGYSKTRDSCPSISMGG from the exons ATGGCCATTGATATCCCATCCTTTAATATCTCAACCCTGGAACAAAT GTACATTGATTCTTGCAAGAGGCATGGTGTCCTACCTAATACAGAAATTTTATCTGGTTTCCTTAAG GCTGAGGTTAAAAAGTCCTGCAATGAGATATGTAGCTTGGAGATCATCTTGGACCATCTTGAAGATATTGATGTTCCTCCGCTTCTTGATGTGTGTGCAAACATTGAAACTTCTGAGATTGAAGTGGTTGATATACGTAATGGACCAAATTGTGCTTTGCATGGAGAATATGCTTTATCTTTGATGCGTGCTTTCATTCAAAAGCTTCAAGTAGTTGATCTTCAGGATTTGCCATTTGGAAAGGACTTCTTACG GGAGCTTTCTCAGAAAGGTTTAGCTTgccaaattttgaatttgagatCTTCTCATTTCCGGAATCTGAACATGGCAGGGAAATTCATGCAAATACATACCCTCAACCTTGATTTTAGTACTTCACTGACAAGCTTCCAGGAGGATTGTTTTACTTGCATGCCCATTCTAACTTGCCTCTCAATGTGCGAGACAAGAGTTGCAAATCTCTGGACAACTATTGCAGCACTTTCTAAACTCTCTTCTTTGGTAGAACTTCGGTTTCAGAAGTGGATATGCTGCAATGATTCCGCCTTTCCTTCAGCATCTTCAGGTGGAAATTTGGAGGATCAACCTGATGTTAGAGAACTTTTGACTGATATTGATGAAGAATCATATCTTAACCAAGGCACAGATGAGGCAACCGGGAATGTGTTTTCATTCGATAATATAGCTACAGGTCAGCAAGTTCAAAGTATGATGGAGGATTCATCAGATGACAATGAAGttgatttttcaagttattGGCAAGAATTTGATTATATGGATATGTTGGCCAATTTTTCTTCTGGCTGGAACAGGCAGGTCAATCTGCAAAGTGAG CTTTCTTCTGGTACATCAgggaataaaaaagaagagtCCCTGCATGGTTACTTTGGGAGACATATTGCAGATGTTCCTTCGAAGTATATCTCTCATCACGCTTCACCAATATGCTTCGAGAAACATTATAGAGAGTACATGATAGCTTCATTACCCAATTTGAAAGTTTTGGATAACTTACCTGTCAGAAAGATTGACAGCGAAAGGGCAGCTGTTACATTTTCACAATACTTCGAGTACTTACCATACAATCGGAAGCATAAAGAAAGTGCTGTCAGCATCTTGCACAAGCGCGAAATAAAAGATACCCGTTCTCATATGctgtcaaaaaatcaaaagcctTCTTATTCTCATGGAAACTCCCAATACTCTTATACCCGGTCTCTTTGTGCTGCAAAGTTGGGATCTTCTGCTTGGCCATTGTTGCATTCACTTTCTGTATCAGGCTGTGATTTAAGTGATGGAAGTAGGAGTTTCCGGCCCAGACAGTTTGAGTACCATCCATCTCTTTCTAGCATAATGGTGTTTGGAACCTTGGATGGTGAAGTTGTTGTGGTCAACCATGAGAATGAGAAAGTAGTTAGGTATGTTTCATCACTTGGTGCCATGAATAGTGTGTTGGGACTCTGCTGGCTCAAGAAATATCCATCTAAG TTCATAGCAGGTTCAGATAGTGGTTTGCTAAAATTGTATGACATAGAGCACATGCCCCCAACAATTACGGGCATGTATTCAGCTGCCGGTTCAATCACCTTTGATGACTTTGACCAATTGACATCTGTTCATGTTAACTCCACCGATGAACTATTTCTGGCGAGCGGATACTCAAAAAATGTTGCTTTGTATGACATCAACAGTGGAAGGCGCATACAGGTGTTCACTGATGTGCACAGAGAGCACATCAATGTTGTCAAGTTCTCAAACCATTCCCCATCAGTTTTTGCAACTTCTTCATTTGATCAGGATGTCAAACTATGGGACTTGAGACAGAAACCAATACAGCCTTGCTATACTACTACTTCAGTCTCTAGAGGAAATGTGATGGTGTGCTTTTCTCCAGATGATCACTATCTTCTTGCATCTGCTGTTGATAATGAG GTTCGACAACTTTTGGCTGTTGATGGGAGGCTTCACTTGAGTTTTGACATAGCACCTACGGGAAGTTCACAGAATTACACCCGTTCCTACTACATGAATGGAAGGGATTATATTATAAGTGGGAGTTGTGATGAACATGTGGTCCGTGTTTGCTGTGCTCAAACTGGAAGGCGTCTCAGAGACATATCCTTGGAG GGGAAAGGCCTAGGGAATTCAATGTATGTGCAATCTTTGAGGGGAGATCCTTTTAGG GATTTCAACATGAGTATATTGGCAGCCTATATGCGTCCCAACTCGAGGTATGAAATTGTGAAG GTCAATTTGCTAGCTTCCTGCGGGGATGCCATGGGATACTCTAAAACCCGGGATTCCTGCCCATCCATTAGCATGGGAGGTTga